A region of the Bacillus sp. NP247 genome:
CGACAATCATAACGAGCAATGGAATAAATAACGTTATTCCTTGTTCAATAAACGCCCTCACAAATGTTGGTGCTCCTGGTGCAGTCGGATTAATATCATGATCTAAATAATATTGTTGCTGTTCCACCCTCACCTTTAGCCAATCCCGCCATTCTTCTGGCAATCTAGAATTGTTCAAACGGTTTTGTGAATCAACAATTTGTTGCTGTAGTGATACTTTCCAATCGGTCGTACCAAGCCTTTTTTGCGTTGTTTCTATTTCACGATACTGAGCATACACAAAAAGCGGAATCAAGATTGCTAAAATAAGCATGACAACAACAATCCGTTTCTTACGATAAATCTTTTCTGATTCATTTAAAACTAGATTTGCAAATTCACGCATGTTGCTCACCCCTTGTGAGTTCAATAAATAAATCTTCTAGCGTAAATACAAGCTCTTTGACGCTATGTACATCTATCTCGTTTTCTACAAAGTGCTTATTCCAAACATTAATAGACGCAACATCCATACGACATAGTAAACGCTCATCTTCTATAATAACTTCCTCTACCTCTTCAGCAGCGTCTAACATGTCTTTCGCTTTGGAAATTGGTGTAACGACCCATTCTACACGATCACTCGCTGTTTTGATCAACTCTTCAATAGGTGCAACTGTTATCATTTTTCCTTTATGAATAATAGCAACACGGTCGCATATCATTTGTACTTCGCTTAATAAGTGACTCGAAATAAATACACTCATATTTTCTTCTTTTACAAGCTTATGTATAAATTCTCGTAGTTCTCTAATCCCAGCTGGATCTAAACCATTAGTCGGTTCATCTAATATGAGCAATTTCGGGTTTCCAAGAAGCGCCTGTGCAATTCCGAGACGTTGTTTCATACCGAGGGAATATGTTTTCACCTTATCGTGAATACGCTCATCTAAATGAACCATTTTTGCAATTTCAATAATACGTTCATCTGATATATCACCAAGCATGCGCGCAAATTGCTTTAAGTTTTCCCATCCCGTTAAATATGTATAAAGCTCTGGATTTTCAACGATACTTCCAATTTGACGCATCGCTTCCCTGAAATTTTCCTTAATAGAATAACCACCGATAGAAATAGTACCTTCTGTCGCTTTAATCAGTCCGACTAACATTCGAATTGTTGTTGTTTTCCCAGCTCCGTTCGGCCCTAAAAAGCCAAACACTTCTCCTTGTTTTACATCAAATGAAATGTCTTCTACAAGTGTCTTCTTTCCAATTACCTTCTTCACGTCTCGTACAGAAAGTATCGTCGTCATTTTACCCCTCCTTGCTCTAGTTTTAATTTACTTACAACATTTTGGACTAATCGCTCCGCCATATATGTGTAACCTACTTCATTCGGATGAAAATGATCGGAGTATAATAAATCTTTTCCGCGATTTTGAAATAAATCAAATGTCGGTGTAATATATACATTTTTATCATTTAATGCTAACTTCTCTAAAGAAGCATTCCAATCAACAACAATATTTGATGAACCTCTTAAATCTTCTACATCCTCAAAAGGATTGTATAAACCTAGCCAAAAAATAGGACTATCTGTGTTTAATTTACGAATTTCTTCTATAATTTTCTTTGCTTCATTTTGAAACGTTTCTGTATCAGGACGATACGTCTCTAAATCGATCTTTCCGAGCGATTCCCATCCTGGGAACAAATCATTTCCTCCAATTGTTAAAACAATTACATCTGCTTGCTTAATTGAATATTGAGCTCCGCTGCTTTCGATTTGTTTTAATAAATCGGGCATTTTCGCACCACTAACTGCCAAATTGGTTAGTGCAACTTTTTGTTTATAATTTTTTTGTAAATCCTCTTTCATTCGTCCAATATAGCCAATTCCTTCTTTATCACCAACGCCGCGCGTTAACGAATCACCTAAACTAACTATTTGTAACGTTCCTGTTTTCTTTTTCTCTTTTTCCACTACGTCAGTCTTCGTAATTAATTTTGAAGCTTTCGGATTTAATACATCATTTACACCCGAAACAAAACCGTATGCAAATAAACAGAAAGACGCAATTGTAATGAGTAGAATTACTTTTACTAATTTTGATCTCATATCAAAACCCCTTTTAGCCCCTATAGATTGTCCATAATTATACCAAACGAATTTTCGAAAAGCGATTTTCACACCTTCTCTATTATGTCGTTTCCCTATCTACCAAATTTGGTAATAGCTCAACATGTTTCACATCTATTTCCTCATCATTAATCTTTTCATATAATAATTCAAATGCCTTTACACCAACATTTTTACTAGAATGCGAAATCGTCGTAATACCTAATATATCTGCCACCTCTTGATCATCACATCCGATAATTGTAATATCCTCTGGGATACGAATTCCTTGTTTTTTCGCCTCCGTTACCATTCCTGCAGCAATATGATTGCAAGATACAAGAAACGCCGTCGGTTTTACAGACATACTAGCCCATTCTCTGACTACATTGCGCCCATCTTCCACCGTAAAACAGCCTTTAAACTTCCAGGCATCTAACGGTGTTACAACAATCTGTTGAAGTGAATCCTCATACGCCTTTTTTCGCCTTTGGCTATTAATGCTATTACTTCTTCCAATGCAATATCCAATACGTGTATGACCAGCATCTATTAAGCTTTTCATCCCGCGCGAAAATACTTTGTAGTAATCAATATGTACACTTGAAATGAAATTCGAATCTATTTCCTCACACATCACAATTGGACCAAACTTCGTATACTCTTCAAGTTTCCCCTTACTATTTGTCCTTGAACATATAATTACTCCATCAAGCTTTTTCATTTTTAACATATGTAAAATTTCAAGCTCTTTTTCTTCGCTATAATTTGTCTGGCAAAGCATCATATTATAATTGTTCTTTGCGGTTTCCTTCGATATCCCCCCAATAATGGCACTGTAATATTGATCATTTACGTGCGGCAATAAAACGCCAATTACATTCGTTTTTCCTTTCACTAAATGAATAGCATTCACATTTTGCGTATAATTTAATTCTTCTATAATCGCTAAAATCTCTTTTCGTTTCTGTTCATTCACATACGGATGATTATTGAGTACACGTGAAACAGTTGAAACAGATACTCCAGCAAGTTCAGCAATCTTTCTTATATTAGTCATCTCATTCTTCCCTTCCCCGCAAAAATTCTTGCTTGACCTGGTAAGCTTTCCACAGTATATCCTTTCTTAGCAAATACATTTTGAAAGGATATACAACTATGCTTCGATTCAAATTAGAATATATATTTTTCATTGGCGGTTTACTCATTCTCGCCATCGGCATTAATATGATGACGACAATTACTTCCTTTGGACTTAGCCCTTATGATTCCTTCTTTATTGCACTATATCAAAATTTTGGGATAAGTATTGGTTTTTGGATTTTTATGATTAACTTTGTTTTTACCCTGATCGTACTCTTTTGGGACAAAAAACAAATTACAATCGGCACAATTGTCACAATGATTCTTATTTCTCTTTTTGTTGATTGGGTTGGTTCTATTACGACTATTATCGATGCTATCCGCTCTCTTCCAAAATATATAACACTTATTTGTGGAAATCTATTCGTCGGAGCCGGAATTGGTCTTTACGTCTCTACAAACCTTTGTGCAGCACCTCAAGAAGCTTTCGTTTTAACCGTTGCCGAGAAGAAAAAATGGACATTTAGAAGAACAGAAATTTCATTAGCCTTTTTATTTTTAACATTAAGCTTCTTATTAGATGGACCAATCTATTTTGGAACAATTATCTTATCCTTTACAACAGGTTGGATCATTCAAGCATTTATTCAAATCGGTACGCAGATTTTAAATAGAAAAAAACCTATTAAGCAAGCCGCTTAATAGGTTTTTTCGTTTTATTAGATGCAATACTACTTAGCATCTCCTTCAATTCGATAGTTTGCTTTCACACAATCTATTTCTTCATACGATTGCAATGTATGTAGAATGTACTCATAATCCGCAAGAGAAGCACGATGCGTTACAATTACGATTTCTGCTTTCCCTTTCTCTTCAAGTGGCATTTGAATAATCTTTTCAAAACTAACACCACGTTCAGAGAACAATGATGTAATTTTTGCAAATACACCAATTTCGTCTTTCACATGAAGTCTTAAAAACTTTTTCACAATAATTTCATCTGGCTCTTTTAATACCTTTTGATATTGCGGGACTACAGCACTATTTCCTGTTACACCTAACCTAATATTTTGCATTACAGCAACTAGGTCAGAAACAACAGCTGTCGCTGTCGGTAAGCTTCCTGCTCCCGGACCATAAAACATCGTTTCTCCTACCGCTTCACCATACACATAGACAGCATTATATTCATTTTGCACTGCCGCAAGAGGGTGTGCATTTGGAAGTAAAGTTGGCTCAACTGTAACCTCTAATTTCTCGCCATCTCGCTTTGCAAGGCCAATTAATTTAATTGTATAGCCTAAGCTCTTACTATATTCAATATCTTCTGCTGTAATAGAAGTAATTCCTTTTACCTTCACATCTCCAAGCTCTACATTTGTAGAGAAACCGAGAGTAGCCAAAATCGTCATTTTTCTTGCTGCATCTAAACCTTCTACGTCTGATGTTGGATCTGCTTCTGCAAATCCAAGCTGCTGAGCTTCTTTTAACACGTCGTTATATGCTCTCCCTTCGTCTGACATTTTCGTCAAAATAAAATTTGTCGTTCCATTTACAATTCCCATTACTTTCGTAATAAGATCTGAAGAAAGTCCTTCTACGATGCTTCGTAAAATTGGAATCCCTCCAGCTACACTTGCTTCGTAAAATAAATCAGCCTTATTATCTTTTGCTACCGCTAAGAGTTCCGCTCCGTGTAACGCCATTAAATCTTTATTTGCAGTCACAACGTGCTTCCCGCTTTTTAAAGCTTGTAAAATATATGCTTTTGCATCATCAATGCCGCCCATTACTTCAATGACAACATCAATATTAGGATTATCTAAAATTTCATTCACATCTTGTGTTAATAGAGTAGAAGGCACGTCTACTTCTCTCTCTTTCTCAATGTTTTGCACCAATACTTTCGTTACTTTCACTGGACAACCTACTTGGTGTATAAGTCGTTCTTGATGATCTGTAATAATACGAACTACACCACTACCAACTGTCCCAAGACCTAATAACCCCACTTGAATGTCTTTCATAATACTGTCCACCCCTCAAAAATTGTGTTTAGATGCCATTATATAGACAAAAAATCCGAAAAACAATGTATTTTGAATATTAAGAAAAATGAAGGTTAATCTTTACAAATAAAACGCTACCACGTGTTATACAATCATTATTTACAATATATAAGGGGTTTCTTGATACACATAATAATTCAGCCAATTAGAGAATAATAAATTCCCATGACTCCTCCACCTAACAAGTGGCTTCTCATCTGGATTATTATGTTTAAAATAATTTTTTGGCACATCAATATTTAACCCTCTTTGGCAGTCCCGTTCGTATTCTTGCTTTAACGTATCACAACTATATTCACTATGTCCGAGTGCGAAAACTTGCCTTCCCTCTTGCCCAATAGCAAGATGAACACCTGCTTCTTCAGAATTGGCTAATAACGTTAATTCTTTCACCTTTTCAATATCACTCTCTCTTACTTCTGTATGACGAGAATGCGGAGCAAAAAACACTTCATCAAACCCTTGTAACAATTTCACATGTTGCTCGCGAACCTCATGTTCAAATACACCAAACATTTTTTCCGCAAGAGGATACTTCGGCACACCATAGTGATAATACAAACCTGCTTGTGCCCCCCAGCAAATATGAAGCGTAGATGTTACATTCGTTTTTGAATACTCCATAATACGTCCAAGCTCTTCCCAATAATCTACCTCTTCAAAAGAAAGAGTTTCAACTGGTGCTCCTGTAATAATGAGTCCATCAAATTTTTCATTCTCAATATCACGGAATGTTTTATAGAAGCTCGTTAAATGGTCCTGCGCTACATTGCGAGACAGATGTGATTCCATATGAAGTAAATGAACATCTAATTGCAACGGTGTATTTCCAATTAAACGAAGTAATTGCGCCTCTGTTTCTTGCTTTGTAGGCATTAAATTTAATATAGCAATTTTCAAAGCACGTATATCTTGTGTTACTGCTCGCTCCTTCGTCATTACAAAAATATTTTCCTTCTGCAATACTTTGCGAGCTGGTAAATCTTTATCAATTATGATCGGCATGTTGTTTGCCTCCGACTAGCGCCGCTTCTAAATCTGCAATAATATCAGAAACATCTTCTATACCGACCGATAAACGGATTAAATCAGATGTAACGCCAGCTAAACGCTGATTTTCTGCGCTTAATTGTCTGTGCGTCGTACTAGCAGGATGTATTACACAAGTTCTTGCATCAGCTACATGCGTTACAAGAGTTGCAAGCTTTACATTTGCGATAAATTCTTTTGCTGCTTCTAATCCGCCCTTAATACCAAATGTTAAAACTCCACTAGCACCTTTTTTCAAATACTTTTGTGCTAACGAGTAATTTTCATTACTATCTAACCCTGGATAATTCACCCATTCAATGCGATCATGATTAGCAAGCCATTTAGCAACTTCGAGAGCATTTTCACTATGACGCTCCATTCGTAAATGCAATGTTTCCAGGCCAATGTTGCTAATATATGCATTGAATGGGCTCATACAGTTTCCGTAGTCTCTTAATAACTGAACGCGTGCTTTCACAATATACGCTGCTGCTCCAAAATTTTGAACATAGCTTACGCCATGATAACTCGGGTCAGGTTCGACAAGTTCAGGGTATTTTCCATTTGTCCAATCGAAGTTCCCTCCATCTATTACAATCCCGCCTAGAGAACTTGCATGGCCATCAATATATTTCGTTGTAGAATGGACAATGATATTTGCCCCATGTTCAAACGCCTGGCATAAATAAGGCGTCGCCAATGTATTATCAACGATAAAAGGTACTTCTAATTCTTTTGCTGCCGCTGAAAGTTCTTTGAAATTCAAAACGTTCATTGCTGGATTTCCTAACGACTCTGCATAAACGAGTTTTGTCTTATCATTAGCAAGTGCCGCAATTTCATCTGCCGTTAAATTAGGATTAAAGAACGTAACATCTATGCCCAGCTTTCGCAAACTCACTCCAAATAAATTAAACGTTCCTCCGTAAACAGTTGAAGAACAAAGTAAATGGTCTCCACTACTGCAAATATTTAAAACCGCAAGCATAATGGCTGCCTGCCCAGAAGCTGTTGCAACAGCCCCTACACCGCCTTCTAAATCTGATAACTTCTGCTCAAATGCAGCTAGAGTAGGATTTCCAATACGCGTATATATATATCCTTCTGCCTCTAAATTAAATAGTGCTGCTAAATCATCTGACGTATCGTATTTATACGTTGTACTTTGATAAAGTGGCAAAACACGCGGCTCACCATTTTTTGGCGTATAGCCACCTTGCACACAAATCGTTCCTTTCCCCCATGATTCTCCCATCTCTCATTCTCCTTTCTTTTATCCCGCTATTTGCGGGTAGTAAGACTCCCACCTCCAAATTCGGCAAATGCGAGGAAGTTAGGTGGGAGATAACTGCCCGATTGATGAAGGCTAATAATTAGCGGGGGAGGGGCAAAACCCCCACTGATTAAAGTTTCACTTTATCCAAAATAAAAAACTGCCCCTTCCCTGAAAACAAGAAAGGAGCAGTTTGAAAACACGCTCTAAGGCTCTTTCTTATCTCTCAGGATTATTACCTGCAGGATTTGGCACAATTCCGTTATACGGCTGTTGCCAAGGTTTCATCGGGCCTGTCCCTCCACCTTTTCTTGATAAGACTATGCAATTACCGTTGATTTTATAGCAATAATTTCCTGATGTCAAATAGTTTTTCTGAATGTTCTAAATTAAACGTAAGGAATTTAATACAAACAATAAAAGAAATATATTCCATATTCATTTGAAAAAGACCTTTTAAAAACTCCAATCCATATATAGAATTAAATAGGTGGTTTAACCGCGTTAGTTTCAAATTTTCATGAGATCCCAATATATTGAATAAGCCACCCCCTCAAAAAGATACTATATATATTCAAGTCATTTCACACTAGCATATTTAATCCTTTCTACATGAAAACTTACATAACGGAGGTAGAACATGACAAATAAAAAAGACATGCACCATATACTCGTCCTATATGGCATTCTTTTAGGCTCTATAGTAGGAGTCACAGTCTGGTCATTTTTAGTTACAATAAATATCGGAATTCACTTTATTTGGGGATACTTACCTACTCTTTTCTCTTCTCCCCCTTATTACACCATTTGTGTAACAATCATCGGTGGTATCCTCGTTGGTTTAGCACAAAAATACTTCGGTACATATCCACGTCTTATGCCGGAAGTGATGGCTGAATATAAAAAAACAGGTAGAATTGAATACCGTTTTGTACATAAAGCTACTTTAACTGCGATTATCGTTTTAATATTTGGAGCTAGTTTAGGACCAGAAGCTGCACTTGTTGGAATTATCGGTGGACTTTGTACATGGGTAGGAGATCGCTTTAAATTTGCTTTAAAGGGAATGAATGAACTAACAGAGGTTGGAATTGGTGCCACTTTAAGTGTTATTTTTAATGCACCATTATTCGGTTATTTAGCTCCGAATGAAAATGAGGGTGAGCAAATTAATGGATTTTCGAAAGGAAAAAAAGCAATCGTATATTTAGCTACCACTTTTGCTGGTTTTTCCGTTTACTTATTACTTAGTAAACTCGATAATCGTGGATCCTTTATTGTTGATTTTGGGGAAGGTTTCCTTTCTCTTAATGAGTGGATTGCTTTTCTTCCACTTGCTAGCACTGGTGCTATAGTTGGTTTCTTTTATTTCAAATTAGAATTCACATTAGAGAAATTAATCCACCCCTTCAGGGAATACAAGGTATCACTTGGAATTATAGGCGGTATTTTATTAGGGGTTACAGGAACTTTTCTCCCGTACACGTTATTTTCAGGGGAACATCAATTAAAAGATTTAGTCGTTGAATGGAGCTATTTATCCTTCTGGGTACTACTTCTTTCAGGAATTTTAAAATTATGTATTACTGCCGTTTGTTTAAATACGGGTTGGCGCGGCGGACATATTTTCCCAATTATATTTGCTGGATCAAGTATCGGATATGCTATAGCTTCTATTATCCCTATAGATCCAATAGCTTCTGTAGCCATTGTCACGACAGCTATTTCAAGCTATGCATTAAGAAAACCAATAGCTATAACATTACTATTACTCATGTTTTTCCCGCTCAATTTATTATTACCGATGCTCGGGGCAGCAGCGATTGGGAATGCATTTCCGCTTCCTAAACATAACGAAACTACAAATTAATAAAAATAGGCAGTCGGGACAAAAGTTCCACTGCCTATTTTTGTTACACAAGCTGCTTTAATAGTGCGTATAATTCTTCAAAATTATGCACTTCATATGTTGGCATAATCTCGCTATCATTTAATTTCTTTTCTGGATTAAACCAACAAGTATCAATTCCTGCTACATATCCACCTTTAATATCGGCGCTTAACGAATCACCAATAATAAGCCCTTCTTCAGAAACGAAGTTAGGAATACGTTCAAAAACATAATCAAAATACTCTTTCATCGGCTTTTGGAATCCCGTATCTTCAGAAACAAAAATATCTTTAAACAATGAATGTAATCCTGCATTACGCAAACGTTTATCTTGCGTTTCAGAAATACCGTTTGTCACTATATATAAATCGTACTTACTTTGAATTTGATTTATAAATTCAAACGCACCTTGCATGAGTTGGTTTCCTTCTTCTAAGTAGCTGCGATAATTATTTTCAAATAATATTCCATCTACTTCTTCCCCGTACTCTTTAAACAAAATGGAAAATCGTGTATTTATAATTTCATTTCTCGCTATTTCACCTTTTTCAAAAGAATCCCAAAGGCTTTTATTTATTTTTTTATAACGATCCTCTATTTCATCGGTTAAAAGAAGCCCCTTCTCTTCAAAAAGCATCCGTAAAGCGATTTTCTCAGCCTTTTGAAAATCTAGTAATGTATCATCTACATCAAATAGCAATGTTTTATATTTTTTCATAAACCCCTCACACTCTCTTTTCTACCAAAATAAATTTACATAAATCGTATCATTCCTTCTTGTAAAAATAATAGGAGATATCTCATACTATAATAAGGGGTGAAAATATGCAGATTAGCAAAAATAAAGAAGAAATTTATCAATACATACAAATTCACCAATTCGATACTCTTTTTTCCTTTCATATCTTGCCATATGTAGAACTGCACTCTTTTCAAAAGAAAGAATTAATATGCAAAGAAGGAACCGATCTCCCTTATCTCTATTACTTAATTTCTGGGAAAGCCAAAATATATATGAGTCACAAAAACGGAAAGGTTTCATTAATTAACTTTATTCAAGCACCTTCGTTCATTGGGGAATTAGGATTAATTGGTGTAGAATCTGCTACGAAAGCAATTGAAGTAATAGATGATTGTATTTGCTTAGCGCTTCCCCTTAAAGATTGTCAGCATCTTTTATTGCAAGATGCTACCTTTCTACAGAAACTATGCAAATTTATTGGAGAAAAAACAATTACCCGAACGGAAAATTACGCCAAAAACTATAGTTATCCGTTTGAAAATCGATTAGCTGCCTTTATTCTATTAACGGAACAAAATAATTGCTATACCGAAAAACATACTGAGGCCTCAGAATACTTAAACGTCAGTTACCGCCATCTTTTATATGTATTAAACCAGTTTTCCCAGCAAAATTATTTAAAAAAAGAAGGAAGAACCTATTACATACAAAATCGAATTCAATTAGAGAAACTGGCTGATGAGCTAAAAATATAAAGAAACAGCATTAACGTTTAAGCGTTAATGCTGTTTCTTTGAGTGACGATTATGTTTTTAATTAAAATTTACTTGCTACTTTAGCCGCTTCTTCAAGACCTGCTGCAATGATCTCTTCTGCTTTATCTGGGAATTGGTTATGTCCTTCAATAACTACCGTTTCCATGTTTGTTGCACCGAAGAAGCCCATCATGCTTGCTACATATTTAACAGCCATTTCTACTTCAGCTGCTGGACCTTCAGAATATACGCCGCCGCGTGCATTTAATAAAGCAATCTTCTTATCTCCAATAAGCCCAACTGGACCTTCTGGTGTATATTTAAACGTTTTACCAGCACGGTTTAAGTAATCAATATACGTGTGTAATACGGCCGGAATCGTTAAGTTCCATAATGGGAACCCGAAAACTACTTTATCAGCTTCTAAAAATTGATTT
Encoded here:
- a CDS encoding LacI family DNA-binding transcriptional regulator gives rise to the protein MTNIRKIAELAGVSVSTVSRVLNNHPYVNEQKRKEILAIIEELNYTQNVNAIHLVKGKTNVIGVLLPHVNDQYYSAIIGGISKETAKNNYNMMLCQTNYSEEKELEILHMLKMKKLDGVIICSRTNSKGKLEEYTKFGPIVMCEEIDSNFISSVHIDYYKVFSRGMKSLIDAGHTRIGYCIGRSNSINSQRRKKAYEDSLQQIVVTPLDAWKFKGCFTVEDGRNVVREWASMSVKPTAFLVSCNHIAAGMVTEAKKQGIRIPEDITIIGCDDQEVADILGITTISHSSKNVGVKAFELLYEKINDEEIDVKHVELLPNLVDRETT
- a CDS encoding chloride channel protein, whose amino-acid sequence is MTNKKDMHHILVLYGILLGSIVGVTVWSFLVTINIGIHFIWGYLPTLFSSPPYYTICVTIIGGILVGLAQKYFGTYPRLMPEVMAEYKKTGRIEYRFVHKATLTAIIVLIFGASLGPEAALVGIIGGLCTWVGDRFKFALKGMNELTEVGIGATLSVIFNAPLFGYLAPNENEGEQINGFSKGKKAIVYLATTFAGFSVYLLLSKLDNRGSFIVDFGEGFLSLNEWIAFLPLASTGAIVGFFYFKLEFTLEKLIHPFREYKVSLGIIGGILLGVTGTFLPYTLFSGEHQLKDLVVEWSYLSFWVLLLSGILKLCITAVCLNTGWRGGHIFPIIFAGSSIGYAIASIIPIDPIASVAIVTTAISSYALRKPIAITLLLLMFFPLNLLLPMLGAAAIGNAFPLPKHNETTN
- a CDS encoding bifunctional O-acetylhomoserine aminocarboxypropyltransferase/cysteine synthase, which gives rise to MGESWGKGTICVQGGYTPKNGEPRVLPLYQSTTYKYDTSDDLAALFNLEAEGYIYTRIGNPTLAAFEQKLSDLEGGVGAVATASGQAAIMLAVLNICSSGDHLLCSSTVYGGTFNLFGVSLRKLGIDVTFFNPNLTADEIAALANDKTKLVYAESLGNPAMNVLNFKELSAAAKELEVPFIVDNTLATPYLCQAFEHGANIIVHSTTKYIDGHASSLGGIVIDGGNFDWTNGKYPELVEPDPSYHGVSYVQNFGAAAYIVKARVQLLRDYGNCMSPFNAYISNIGLETLHLRMERHSENALEVAKWLANHDRIEWVNYPGLDSNENYSLAQKYLKKGASGVLTFGIKGGLEAAKEFIANVKLATLVTHVADARTCVIHPASTTHRQLSAENQRLAGVTSDLIRLSVGIEDVSDIIADLEAALVGGKQHADHN
- a CDS encoding YjjG family noncanonical pyrimidine nucleotidase; amino-acid sequence: MKKYKTLLFDVDDTLLDFQKAEKIALRMLFEEKGLLLTDEIEDRYKKINKSLWDSFEKGEIARNEIINTRFSILFKEYGEEVDGILFENNYRSYLEEGNQLMQGAFEFINQIQSKYDLYIVTNGISETQDKRLRNAGLHSLFKDIFVSEDTGFQKPMKEYFDYVFERIPNFVSEEGLIIGDSLSADIKGGYVAGIDTCWFNPEKKLNDSEIMPTYEVHNFEELYALLKQLV
- a CDS encoding transcriptional regulator YeiL, whose translation is MQISKNKEEIYQYIQIHQFDTLFSFHILPYVELHSFQKKELICKEGTDLPYLYYLISGKAKIYMSHKNGKVSLINFIQAPSFIGELGLIGVESATKAIEVIDDCICLALPLKDCQHLLLQDATFLQKLCKFIGEKTITRTENYAKNYSYPFENRLAAFILLTEQNNCYTEKHTEASEYLNVSYRHLLYVLNQFSQQNYLKKEGRTYYIQNRIQLEKLADELKI
- a CDS encoding ABC transporter ATP-binding protein — encoded protein: MTTILSVRDVKKVIGKKTLVEDISFDVKQGEVFGFLGPNGAGKTTTIRMLVGLIKATEGTISIGGYSIKENFREAMRQIGSIVENPELYTYLTGWENLKQFARMLGDISDERIIEIAKMVHLDERIHDKVKTYSLGMKQRLGIAQALLGNPKLLILDEPTNGLDPAGIRELREFIHKLVKEENMSVFISSHLLSEVQMICDRVAIIHKGKMITVAPIEELIKTASDRVEWVVTPISKAKDMLDAAEEVEEVIIEDERLLCRMDVASINVWNKHFVENEIDVHSVKELVFTLEDLFIELTRGEQHA
- the metA gene encoding homoserine O-succinyltransferase; its protein translation is MPIIIDKDLPARKVLQKENIFVMTKERAVTQDIRALKIAILNLMPTKQETEAQLLRLIGNTPLQLDVHLLHMESHLSRNVAQDHLTSFYKTFRDIENEKFDGLIITGAPVETLSFEEVDYWEELGRIMEYSKTNVTSTLHICWGAQAGLYYHYGVPKYPLAEKMFGVFEHEVREQHVKLLQGFDEVFFAPHSRHTEVRESDIEKVKELTLLANSEEAGVHLAIGQEGRQVFALGHSEYSCDTLKQEYERDCQRGLNIDVPKNYFKHNNPDEKPLVRWRSHGNLLFSNWLNYYVYQETPYIL
- a CDS encoding YitT family protein, whose translation is MLRFKLEYIFFIGGLLILAIGINMMTTITSFGLSPYDSFFIALYQNFGISIGFWIFMINFVFTLIVLFWDKKQITIGTIVTMILISLFVDWVGSITTIIDAIRSLPKYITLICGNLFVGAGIGLYVSTNLCAAPQEAFVLTVAEKKKWTFRRTEISLAFLFLTLSFLLDGPIYFGTIILSFTTGWIIQAFIQIGTQILNRKKPIKQAA
- a CDS encoding FMN-dependent NADH-azoreductase; amino-acid sequence: MATVLFVKANNRPAEQAVSVKLYEAFLANYKEAHPNDTVVELDLYKEELPYVGVDMINGTFKASRGFDLTEEEAKVVAVADKYLNQFLEADKVVFGFPLWNLTIPAVLHTYIDYLNRAGKTFKYTPEGPVGLIGDKKIALLNARGGVYSEGPAAEVEMAVKYVASMMGFFGATNMETVVIEGHNQFPDKAEEIIAAGLEEAAKVASKF
- a CDS encoding homoserine dehydrogenase produces the protein MKDIQVGLLGLGTVGSGVVRIITDHQERLIHQVGCPVKVTKVLVQNIEKEREVDVPSTLLTQDVNEILDNPNIDVVIEVMGGIDDAKAYILQALKSGKHVVTANKDLMALHGAELLAVAKDNKADLFYEASVAGGIPILRSIVEGLSSDLITKVMGIVNGTTNFILTKMSDEGRAYNDVLKEAQQLGFAEADPTSDVEGLDAARKMTILATLGFSTNVELGDVKVKGITSITAEDIEYSKSLGYTIKLIGLAKRDGEKLEVTVEPTLLPNAHPLAAVQNEYNAVYVYGEAVGETMFYGPGAGSLPTATAVVSDLVAVMQNIRLGVTGNSAVVPQYQKVLKEPDEIIVKKFLRLHVKDEIGVFAKITSLFSERGVSFEKIIQMPLEEKGKAEIVIVTHRASLADYEYILHTLQSYEEIDCVKANYRIEGDAK
- a CDS encoding SGNH/GDSL hydrolase family protein, with the translated sequence MKIAFRKFVWYNYGQSIGAKRGFDMRSKLVKVILLITIASFCLFAYGFVSGVNDVLNPKASKLITKTDVVEKEKKKTGTLQIVSLGDSLTRGVGDKEGIGYIGRMKEDLQKNYKQKVALTNLAVSGAKMPDLLKQIESSGAQYSIKQADVIVLTIGGNDLFPGWESLGKIDLETYRPDTETFQNEAKKIIEEIRKLNTDSPIFWLGLYNPFEDVEDLRGSSNIVVDWNASLEKLALNDKNVYITPTFDLFQNRGKDLLYSDHFHPNEVGYTYMAERLVQNVVSKLKLEQGGVK